From one Lysinibacillus sp. G4S2 genomic stretch:
- a CDS encoding DUF6157 family protein, with protein sequence MSYKNTFIEISEDSVVNSAITPLPRNNKPTIASIEYDLISNNPYKYTQEDVQIQTYLIKNQIKSDELDEIRKHFFQKPKACFRASPLVKKYGWGIHYDDEGKLAIYDVNSERYEQFLKSGNITLLKGMRSIRRGK encoded by the coding sequence ATGAGTTATAAAAATACTTTTATTGAAATTTCAGAGGATTCGGTAGTTAATTCTGCTATTACACCGCTCCCAAGAAATAACAAACCTACCATAGCTTCGATTGAATATGACTTAATCAGTAATAACCCTTACAAATATACGCAGGAAGATGTCCAAATTCAAACTTATTTGATTAAAAACCAAATTAAATCAGATGAATTAGATGAAATCAGAAAACATTTTTTTCAAAAACCTAAAGCATGTTTTAGAGCTTCACCATTGGTAAAGAAGTATGGGTGGGGAATACATTACGATGATGAAGGAAAACTTGCAATATATGATGTTAATAGTGAAAGGTACGAGCAATTTCTCAAATCGGGTAATATCACTTTATTAAAAGGTATGCGTTCTATACGGAGAGGAAAATAA
- a CDS encoding DUF2441 domain-containing protein — MNENEFFVYHIVTSNKMSTGQIINFDKNQKNTLYSFFFDREQLNSKGEDFIKILYGHYTNEGLNISKENTEVAIQYVGQTIRAIREVVVEMVRLQEHPEYPSRLSCLYAAKSYEDVLKWKEIFDSYNRNVLQIVKLRVIGNYFEGDANLLPKEDGVPFSQKIEQAREYWKGNVKNELTELLINGKIEVVEIIDDFSS, encoded by the coding sequence ATGAACGAGAACGAATTTTTTGTTTATCATATCGTTACTAGCAATAAAATGAGCACAGGGCAGATAATTAACTTTGACAAGAACCAAAAAAACACCTTATATAGCTTCTTCTTTGATAGGGAACAATTGAACTCTAAAGGTGAAGACTTTATTAAGATTTTATACGGTCATTATACAAATGAGGGCTTGAACATTAGTAAAGAGAATACCGAAGTAGCTATTCAGTATGTAGGTCAAACAATTAGAGCTATTAGAGAAGTAGTAGTAGAAATGGTTAGACTACAAGAACATCCTGAATATCCTTCAAGATTGTCTTGCTTATACGCTGCTAAAAGTTATGAAGACGTTTTGAAATGGAAAGAAATATTTGATTCATATAATCGTAATGTTTTGCAGATTGTTAAACTTCGAGTTATTGGGAATTATTTTGAAGGTGATGCAAATCTTTTACCAAAGGAGGATGGGGTTCCTTTCTCTCAAAAAATTGAACAAGCTAGAGAATATTGGAAGGGAAATGTTAAAAATGAGCTTACTGAACTTTTGATAAACGGAAAAATTGAAGTGGTAGAAATTATTGATGATTTCTCATCTTAA
- the csaA gene encoding chaperone CsaA, whose translation MATIEDFINLDIRIGTVIQAEELPKARVPAIKMKIDFGENLGIKQSSAQITKRYTPEGIVGKQVVAIVNFPPRRVVGFKSEVLVIGGVPEDGDVILLTPDQSVPNGTKIS comes from the coding sequence ATGGCAACTATAGAAGACTTTATTAATCTAGATATAAGAATTGGTACAGTTATTCAAGCTGAAGAACTGCCGAAAGCAAGAGTTCCTGCCATTAAAATGAAAATTGACTTTGGAGAAAATCTGGGAATCAAGCAATCCTCTGCTCAAATTACCAAACGCTATACACCAGAAGGCATTGTTGGTAAGCAAGTAGTAGCTATTGTTAATTTCCCTCCTCGTCGAGTGGTAGGCTTTAAATCAGAAGTTTTAGTTATTGGTGGAGTGCCTGAAGACGGCGATGTGATTCTACTAACGCCTGACCAATCTGTACCAAATGGAACTAAAATTAGTTAA
- a CDS encoding polysaccharide deacetylase family protein → MVDEKSFADKGRKYYEEAGQILWDIKTDEKVIALTFDDGPHKKYTPDVLDILSKYNAKATFFIVGENAEKNPELALRVYEEGHELAIHTYTHPLRTNVSKLMKEIKQSHATIFGITGSSPVLFRPVKGQYTDAMIDAIVKEGYKVVMWSWHLDTFDWKNPGEKRIVNTVLKGAKPGSVVLFHDGGGNREQTVRALKKILPELEKQGYKFVTISELLDIQKSSNKDGK, encoded by the coding sequence TTGGTAGATGAAAAATCTTTTGCTGACAAAGGAAGGAAATATTACGAAGAAGCGGGACAAATTTTGTGGGATATAAAAACGGATGAAAAAGTAATTGCCTTAACCTTTGATGATGGTCCTCATAAAAAGTACACACCTGACGTTTTAGATATATTATCCAAATATAATGCAAAAGCCACATTCTTTATTGTGGGTGAAAATGCAGAAAAAAATCCTGAGCTTGCTTTACGCGTTTACGAAGAAGGACACGAGCTGGCCATCCACACATATACGCATCCTTTAAGAACGAATGTTTCTAAATTAATGAAAGAGATAAAACAATCACATGCAACGATTTTTGGTATAACTGGATCTTCTCCTGTTTTATTTAGACCAGTTAAAGGCCAGTATACGGATGCCATGATTGATGCAATTGTCAAAGAAGGGTATAAAGTTGTCATGTGGTCATGGCATTTAGATACATTCGATTGGAAAAATCCTGGAGAAAAGAGGATTGTTAATACTGTTTTAAAAGGTGCTAAGCCTGGAAGTGTAGTGTTATTTCATGACGGTGGTGGAAATCGTGAGCAAACCGTGAGAGCATTGAAAAAAATTTTACCAGAACTTGAGAAGCAGGGATATAAATTTGTAACGATTTCAGAGCTCCTTGATATTCAAAAATCAAGTAATAAAGATGGAAAATAA
- a CDS encoding NUDIX domain-containing protein — translation MNDYIKTMRQMIGHETLLTIGCGAIIEDDMGRILLQKRTDKDVWGIPGGILEIGETLEETVKREVFEETNIILNNVTLFGLYSGENGYAEYSNGDKVYSVQIIFYSNDYKGTIQINDESSELYFVSRNEIPLNLNPHQAPFIEDWSNDMPTPVIK, via the coding sequence ATGAATGACTACATTAAAACAATGAGGCAAATGATCGGGCATGAAACTCTATTGACTATTGGATGTGGAGCAATAATTGAAGATGATATGGGACGTATACTTTTACAAAAAAGGACTGACAAGGATGTTTGGGGAATCCCAGGGGGCATCTTGGAAATCGGAGAAACCCTTGAAGAGACGGTTAAAAGGGAGGTCTTTGAAGAAACTAATATTATTCTGAACAATGTGACATTATTTGGATTGTATTCAGGTGAAAATGGTTATGCAGAGTACTCAAATGGAGATAAAGTATATAGTGTTCAGATAATTTTTTACTCAAACGATTATAAAGGTACTATACAAATCAATGATGAAAGTAGTGAATTATACTTTGTATCGAGAAATGAAATACCATTAAACCTTAATCCTCACCAAGCCCCATTTATTGAGGATTGGAGCAATGATATGCCTACACCAGTAATAAAATGA
- a CDS encoding peptidase E: MKQIIALGGGGFSMEPHNPLLDTYILQQSNKVNPKICFVPTASGDSENYISRFYSFFDSQKCIPSHLSLFSPPTRDLESFILEKDIIYVGGGNTKNLLALWKEWSLDRIFKTAWHEGILLTGISAGSICWFEEGITDSYGGGDLEPINCLGFLPGSNCPHYDGEINRKPAYHNLVQTKKLSSGLAVDDGVAVHFIDQDVHKIVSSKPEGKAYRVSVDEGINEQELFVEYLGHMY, translated from the coding sequence ATGAAACAAATTATTGCATTAGGGGGAGGGGGCTTTTCTATGGAGCCTCATAATCCATTATTAGATACATATATTTTGCAGCAGTCTAACAAAGTTAATCCTAAAATTTGCTTTGTTCCGACCGCAAGTGGGGACTCGGAAAACTATATTTCGAGGTTTTATTCTTTTTTTGATTCACAAAAATGTATTCCGTCCCACTTATCTCTTTTTTCTCCGCCAACTCGAGATTTAGAAAGTTTTATTTTGGAAAAGGATATTATTTATGTTGGTGGGGGAAATACTAAAAATCTTTTAGCTTTATGGAAAGAATGGTCGTTAGATCGCATTTTTAAGACAGCTTGGCATGAGGGAATCCTTTTAACAGGCATTAGCGCTGGCTCAATTTGTTGGTTTGAAGAAGGAATAACAGATTCATATGGCGGAGGAGATTTAGAACCGATAAATTGTTTAGGGTTTCTTCCAGGAAGTAATTGTCCTCATTATGATGGAGAAATCAATCGAAAACCAGCTTATCATAATTTGGTCCAAACTAAAAAACTCTCATCTGGCCTTGCCGTTGATGATGGAGTGGCAGTTCATTTTATCGATCAAGATGTTCATAAAATTGTTAGTTCAAAACCTGAAGGGAAAGCATATAGGGTTTCTGTTGATGAGGGGATCAATGAGCAAGAATTATTTGTAGAATATTTAGGACATATGTATTGA
- a CDS encoding DEAD/DEAH box helicase, which translates to MNLHITQYFRDSVAAKLSIDFKRSTYNTVSFQDFKLGVIPEITFQYLFSKDKNHSEDFKEVIIVAKTIKTIYKSQEKTQNNTEELAGIFFIPALINTQGKLLPPEVKTPWIPREYLFPLIDETVAVGNLETFDDYMSTYSHEFKKCTDWESYFNLCKCMYEQITGHTLLDLVVNDIELEETIYIFKDETINATRNILALYDDLIKGNYKHSKLYLNFIKKEFSQLKPLIKNSVDESQKHIGQMGGEYGLSPSQRECLIHFNNMEEGEVLAVNGPPGTGKTTLLQTLVANLYVEKALKKEKAPLIVASSTNNQAVTNIIESFGKIEKKWSHSNLENRWVEGVKSLAVYFPSSSKVTEATTKGFHHTNPSGDHFFETVENAENVQKSKDKFMQECATYFNTPIHSLNNCENQISNRLKQINNATSILLNLFNEYFDICQIEKNINTFISDIDNEIENGKVQLENLKLRVNEWQAEYKKIPFYYHWLKFLPSFKQKIQDRINTFINIEEDFLNDQMDIDDIISSYSSIIKDVRKNIQDKEQLSKKVKEIKVNIQEVIDSLICLNVIESKDIDISSVTNINQLNSLLDTSLRYLSFWLAVHYYECRWLKARRLSAKQKGKTFENVLNLVYENLSMLTPCFVMTFYQLPKLLRAYEEKQHKYLYNKIDLLIVDEAGQVTPEIAACSFSLAKRAVVVGDIYQIEPVWNIHRNLDLSLAKTAGVISQKEEFEILTTSGINTSESSVMKVACKSCNYEKFGERGLFLSEHRRCYDEIIDYCNKLVYKGNLEPKRGLGIQDKKCKLNELSIPHFGHYQINSVQSNKRAGSRYNEIEAKEIANWVVNNFEQLKEVYSKTDPRNILGIITPFKMQVSAIKKELPNELKSLVSVGTIHTFQGGERNIIIMSTVYGKSDGCYFIDASKSLLNVAISRAKDSFLVFGEIDCLSNSETVPSGMLKKIVTKF; encoded by the coding sequence ATGAATCTACATATAACCCAATATTTTAGAGATAGTGTAGCGGCGAAGTTATCAATAGATTTTAAAAGAAGTACATATAACACTGTTTCATTTCAAGATTTTAAACTAGGTGTGATTCCAGAAATAACGTTTCAATATTTATTTAGTAAAGATAAGAATCATTCGGAGGATTTTAAAGAAGTAATAATTGTTGCAAAGACAATTAAAACAATCTATAAAAGTCAGGAAAAAACCCAAAACAACACTGAGGAATTAGCTGGAATTTTTTTCATTCCTGCTTTGATAAACACACAAGGAAAACTATTACCTCCAGAAGTGAAGACACCTTGGATACCAAGGGAATATTTATTTCCTTTAATAGATGAAACTGTAGCTGTTGGCAATTTAGAAACTTTCGATGATTATATGAGTACTTACTCGCACGAATTTAAAAAATGTACTGATTGGGAATCCTATTTTAATTTGTGTAAATGTATGTATGAGCAAATCACTGGACATACTCTATTGGATTTAGTAGTAAATGATATTGAATTGGAAGAAACCATTTACATTTTCAAGGACGAAACTATAAATGCAACTCGAAATATATTAGCGCTATATGATGATTTGATAAAAGGTAATTATAAACATTCCAAGTTATATTTAAACTTTATCAAGAAAGAGTTTAGCCAATTAAAACCTTTGATCAAAAATTCTGTGGATGAATCACAAAAACATATTGGTCAGATGGGAGGAGAGTATGGACTTTCCCCTTCTCAAAGAGAATGCCTCATTCATTTCAATAATATGGAAGAAGGTGAAGTCTTAGCAGTGAATGGTCCACCTGGTACTGGTAAGACAACACTCTTACAAACACTTGTGGCAAATTTATATGTAGAAAAGGCTTTAAAAAAAGAAAAAGCCCCACTCATTGTAGCTTCTTCGACAAATAATCAAGCTGTTACGAATATTATTGAGTCCTTTGGGAAAATAGAAAAAAAATGGTCCCATTCTAATTTAGAAAATAGATGGGTAGAGGGTGTAAAAAGTTTAGCTGTTTATTTTCCTTCGTCTAGTAAGGTGACCGAAGCAACAACAAAAGGATTTCACCATACAAATCCTTCGGGAGATCATTTCTTTGAAACTGTAGAAAACGCCGAAAATGTTCAGAAGTCTAAAGACAAATTTATGCAAGAGTGTGCTACTTATTTTAACACACCCATTCATTCTTTAAATAATTGTGAAAACCAAATTTCAAACAGGCTAAAACAAATTAATAATGCTACTAGTATTCTTTTGAATTTATTTAATGAATATTTCGATATTTGTCAAATTGAAAAAAATATCAATACGTTTATTTCAGACATCGATAATGAAATTGAAAATGGCAAAGTTCAATTAGAAAATTTGAAGTTAAGAGTAAATGAATGGCAAGCGGAATATAAGAAAATTCCTTTTTATTATCATTGGTTAAAATTTTTGCCGAGTTTTAAACAAAAGATTCAGGATAGAATAAATACCTTCATAAACATTGAAGAAGATTTTCTAAACGATCAAATGGATATAGACGATATTATTTCAAGCTATAGTTCGATTATTAAGGATGTAAGGAAAAACATTCAAGATAAAGAACAATTAAGTAAAAAAGTGAAAGAAATAAAGGTAAATATACAGGAAGTTATTGATAGTTTAATCTGTTTAAATGTTATTGAAAGTAAGGACATTGACATTTCGAGTGTCACAAATATTAATCAATTAAATAGTCTTTTGGATACTTCTTTAAGATATTTATCATTTTGGCTAGCAGTACATTATTATGAATGCAGATGGTTAAAAGCAAGAAGACTTAGCGCCAAACAAAAAGGTAAGACTTTCGAAAATGTACTGAATTTAGTATATGAAAACTTAAGTATGCTCACACCTTGTTTTGTTATGACTTTTTATCAATTACCAAAGCTACTTCGTGCTTATGAGGAAAAACAACATAAATATCTCTATAATAAAATAGATTTATTAATTGTAGATGAAGCTGGACAAGTCACTCCTGAGATTGCTGCATGTTCATTTTCATTAGCGAAACGAGCTGTTGTAGTAGGCGATATATATCAAATTGAACCGGTATGGAATATTCATAGAAACCTCGATTTATCTTTAGCAAAAACTGCTGGGGTTATTAGCCAGAAAGAAGAATTTGAAATTTTGACAACAAGCGGAATAAATACATCAGAGTCTAGTGTGATGAAGGTTGCTTGTAAAAGTTGTAACTATGAGAAATTTGGCGAACGAGGACTGTTTTTAAGTGAGCATAGACGCTGTTATGATGAAATTATTGATTATTGCAACAAGTTAGTTTATAAAGGCAATTTAGAGCCAAAAAGAGGATTAGGAATACAAGATAAAAAATGTAAATTAAATGAACTGTCTATCCCTCATTTTGGGCATTACCAAATCAATAGTGTTCAATCCAATAAACGTGCAGGTAGTAGATATAATGAAATAGAAGCAAAAGAAATAGCGAATTGGGTAGTTAACAATTTTGAACAATTAAAAGAAGTGTATTCAAAAACAGATCCTAGAAATATTTTAGGAATAATTACACCTTTTAAAATGCAAGTTTCAGCGATTAAAAAGGAATTACCGAACGAATTAAAATCACTAGTATCTGTAGGTACTATTCATACATTCCAGGGCGGAGAAAGAAACATAATTATTATGTCCACTGTATACGGGAAGAGTGATGGATGTTATTTTATTGATGCTAGTAAAAGTTTATTGAATGTAGCAATTTCAAGGGCAAAAGATAGTTTTTTAGTCTTTGGAGAAATAGATTGTCTCTCAAATAGTGAAACCGTCCCAAGTGGAATGTTGAAAAAAATAGTGACAAAATTTTAA
- a CDS encoding ABC transporter ATP-binding protein: protein MTITLETQSLTLNYGDSNIIENLNLSIPMNEITVLIGANGCGKSTLLRSIARLLKPKNGSVLLDGQDIFKLSTKQVAKKLSILPQSPVAPEGLTVLQLVKQGRYPHQSWRKQWTEKDEEVVINALQATGVDHLQDKPVDELSGGQRQRAWIAMTLAQDTDIILLDEPTTYLDLTHQIEVLDLLFELNQQQKRTIVMVLHDINLACRYADHIITVRDRGVFQEGRPEEIMTTTLVKQVFDLDCQMVTDPIFGTPLCIPFGKGRKISLSE, encoded by the coding sequence ATGACTATAACTTTAGAAACTCAATCACTTACACTAAATTACGGTGATTCCAATATTATTGAAAATCTAAATTTATCTATTCCGATGAATGAAATTACAGTGCTAATTGGCGCCAACGGTTGTGGAAAATCTACACTTTTACGCTCAATTGCTCGGTTATTAAAGCCTAAAAACGGCTCTGTATTATTAGATGGACAAGATATTTTTAAATTATCGACTAAACAAGTAGCAAAAAAACTTTCTATTCTTCCCCAATCACCAGTAGCACCAGAGGGATTAACCGTATTACAACTTGTTAAACAAGGTCGTTACCCTCATCAAAGCTGGCGCAAACAATGGACAGAGAAAGATGAAGAGGTAGTGATCAACGCCTTACAAGCAACGGGCGTTGATCATTTGCAGGATAAACCGGTCGATGAGCTTTCAGGTGGTCAACGTCAACGTGCCTGGATTGCGATGACACTTGCACAGGATACCGATATTATTCTTTTAGATGAACCCACTACTTACTTAGATCTAACACATCAAATAGAAGTTTTAGATTTACTATTTGAATTAAATCAACAGCAAAAACGTACAATTGTTATGGTCCTACACGATATAAATTTGGCCTGTCGGTACGCTGATCATATTATTACCGTTCGAGATCGCGGCGTCTTTCAAGAAGGAAGGCCTGAAGAAATCATGACGACTACGTTAGTAAAACAAGTCTTTGATTTAGATTGTCAAATGGTGACTGACCCTATTTTTGGCACTCCATTATGTATTCCTTTTGGTAAAGGACGGAAAATTTCTTTATCTGAATAA
- a CDS encoding iron ABC transporter permease, translating into MKQLKTVRLLQNKISFLLDVKASKKLTFIGIITLAVFFFSASFGESFINPLTVIQTLFGKGSEFDQLIIVDFRMPRIFLAAFAGMALAVAGAILQGIIKNPLASPDIIGISAGGGAAVVGFLAIFSDSNHSLTVSIEWLPLAGFIGATFVGIIVYVFAWKDGVTPTRLVLIGIGVSAFMQAITTMLMIIGPIYQASEANKWITGSVKSADWNQIQIVVPLILVLLLITFFITRQLNVQELGDDTATSLGQSVQKTRLFLLLLSSSLVASAIAFAGAIGFVGLMAPHIARRIVGPSFGVLIPTSAAIGALLVMVADIIGRTAFSPLEVPAGVFTAAIGAPYFIYLLFRNPRK; encoded by the coding sequence ATGAAACAGTTAAAAACAGTACGTTTACTACAAAATAAAATATCATTTTTGCTTGATGTCAAAGCTTCTAAAAAACTGACTTTTATTGGCATCATTACACTTGCCGTCTTTTTCTTTAGTGCCTCATTTGGTGAGTCGTTTATAAATCCTTTGACGGTGATCCAAACTTTGTTCGGCAAAGGCTCTGAGTTTGATCAATTAATTATTGTTGATTTCAGAATGCCTAGAATTTTTCTTGCAGCTTTTGCTGGAATGGCTTTAGCCGTGGCGGGTGCTATATTACAAGGAATTATAAAAAACCCACTAGCCTCCCCTGATATTATTGGTATTTCCGCAGGTGGCGGAGCTGCGGTCGTTGGTTTTTTAGCTATATTTAGTGATTCCAATCATTCTTTAACAGTTAGTATTGAATGGTTACCTCTTGCAGGTTTTATTGGAGCAACCTTCGTTGGAATTATTGTTTACGTATTTGCTTGGAAAGATGGTGTAACACCAACTCGTCTTGTGTTAATCGGTATCGGCGTCTCTGCATTTATGCAAGCCATTACGACGATGTTGATGATTATTGGCCCTATCTATCAAGCAAGCGAAGCAAATAAGTGGATCACAGGGAGTGTTAAAAGTGCAGATTGGAATCAAATTCAAATAGTAGTTCCATTGATACTAGTCCTCCTACTTATAACATTTTTTATTACTCGACAGTTAAATGTTCAAGAATTGGGTGATGATACGGCTACTAGTTTAGGTCAATCTGTACAAAAAACACGTCTCTTCCTATTACTTTTGAGCTCAAGTCTAGTTGCCAGTGCTATTGCATTTGCAGGCGCGATCGGTTTTGTCGGCTTAATGGCACCACATATTGCAAGACGCATCGTAGGGCCGTCATTCGGTGTGTTAATCCCTACATCTGCCGCAATTGGCGCTTTACTAGTAATGGTTGCAGATATTATCGGACGAACTGCATTTAGTCCTTTAGAAGTACCAGCGGGTGTCTTTACGGCCGCCATTGGTGCCCCCTATTTCATCTATTTATTATTTAGAAACCCTAGAAAATAA
- a CDS encoding iron ABC transporter permease yields the protein MILKNNFSKTLALLVGTLLLLLCMGISIVYGYANTSIQTTIESFTQFNNSNEHIIIQNVRIPRALIATCVGASLAITGVLMQTLTKNPLASPGILGINAGAGFAVVFSMIFFHVSSLQAFAWIAFLGATIAALSVYGISSAGRDAITPVKITLAGSAISALFASFTQGLLATNEAALDQVLFWLAGSVQGRKLEILLSVLPYLVIGWIGALFISSKMNILALGDDVAKGLGLPIGWMKFIVGIIVILLAGGSVAIAGPIGFVGIVVPHFARKFVGTDHRWLIPMAALLGGILLLIADVAARYIIMPQEVPVGVMTAMIGTPFFIYLARKGGKK from the coding sequence ATGATTTTAAAAAATAATTTTTCAAAAACACTAGCACTATTAGTAGGAACATTACTCCTACTCCTTTGTATGGGCATCAGTATTGTATACGGCTATGCAAATACGTCCATTCAAACGACTATTGAATCTTTTACACAGTTTAATAATTCTAACGAGCATATTATTATTCAAAATGTTCGTATTCCAAGAGCACTCATCGCTACATGTGTGGGTGCTTCCTTAGCTATTACAGGCGTGCTTATGCAAACGTTAACAAAGAATCCTTTAGCATCACCTGGAATATTAGGAATCAATGCAGGAGCAGGCTTCGCGGTCGTTTTTTCTATGATTTTCTTCCATGTTTCAAGTTTGCAAGCCTTTGCATGGATTGCATTTTTAGGTGCCACAATAGCTGCTCTATCTGTTTATGGTATTAGCTCGGCTGGACGAGACGCAATAACACCAGTCAAAATAACGTTAGCAGGTTCCGCTATTAGTGCATTATTTGCTTCCTTTACGCAAGGATTACTTGCAACAAACGAAGCAGCACTCGATCAAGTACTGTTTTGGTTAGCTGGTTCCGTACAAGGGAGAAAGCTTGAAATTCTATTATCTGTATTACCTTATTTAGTAATTGGATGGATTGGCGCTCTATTCATCTCTTCTAAAATGAATATTCTTGCTCTTGGGGACGATGTAGCGAAAGGCCTAGGATTACCAATAGGATGGATGAAGTTTATAGTAGGTATTATTGTCATATTATTAGCAGGTGGTTCAGTTGCGATAGCTGGTCCAATAGGATTTGTTGGAATTGTCGTACCCCATTTTGCGCGAAAGTTTGTTGGCACAGATCATCGTTGGCTCATTCCAATGGCTGCACTATTAGGTGGCATTCTTTTACTAATAGCCGATGTGGCAGCACGCTATATCATTATGCCTCAAGAAGTACCAGTAGGAGTAATGACAGCGATGATTGGTACGCCATTCTTTATTTACCTTGCGCGAAAAGGTGGAAAAAAATAA
- a CDS encoding iron-siderophore ABC transporter substrate-binding protein, which yields MQKKFHKLLALLAVVAVFLLAACGNNKENTKKEESSTKSTAYSVEHAMGTTEIKDTPKRVVVLTNEGTEALLALGIKPVGATQAFSGNPWYDHLKDQMEGVEVVGYEMEINIEKIASLKPDLIIGNKIRQEKDYEKLSKIAPTVFAETLRGDWQENFKLYAKAVNQEAKGEEVLKAYEDKVLALKEKLGDKTNQEVSFVRFMADKSRIYYTDSFSGVIFDSLGFKRVPEQAELFKDNAKLGNLAVEVGKEVIPKMDGDVLFYFTYMPTKDETGLATEKEWTEDPLWKNLSAVQKGNVHKVDDVIWNTAGGILAANIMLDQIEEIFAK from the coding sequence ATGCAAAAGAAATTTCATAAGCTACTAGCTTTGCTTGCTGTTGTCGCTGTATTTTTGTTAGCTGCATGTGGCAATAACAAGGAAAACACTAAAAAAGAAGAAAGTTCAACTAAGAGCACTGCTTACAGTGTAGAACACGCGATGGGGACAACTGAAATAAAAGACACGCCAAAACGTGTTGTTGTTTTAACAAATGAAGGAACAGAAGCACTTTTAGCTTTAGGTATTAAGCCGGTAGGGGCTACACAAGCATTTTCAGGTAACCCTTGGTATGATCATTTAAAAGATCAGATGGAAGGCGTAGAAGTTGTCGGTTATGAAATGGAAATTAACATTGAAAAAATCGCTTCTTTAAAACCAGATTTGATCATTGGAAATAAAATAAGACAAGAAAAAGACTATGAAAAATTAAGCAAAATTGCGCCGACAGTTTTCGCAGAAACATTACGTGGTGACTGGCAAGAAAACTTTAAGCTTTATGCAAAAGCGGTAAATCAAGAAGCTAAAGGCGAGGAAGTTTTAAAAGCATACGAAGATAAAGTTCTAGCTCTAAAAGAAAAGCTTGGTGATAAAACGAACCAAGAGGTTTCATTCGTACGCTTTATGGCTGATAAATCTCGAATCTACTATACAGATTCATTCTCAGGCGTTATTTTTGATTCTTTAGGATTCAAACGTGTACCAGAGCAAGCAGAACTATTTAAAGATAACGCGAAATTAGGAAACTTAGCTGTTGAGGTAGGTAAAGAAGTAATTCCTAAAATGGACGGAGATGTTCTTTTCTACTTCACTTACATGCCAACAAAAGATGAAACAGGATTAGCTACTGAAAAAGAATGGACAGAAGATCCACTTTGGAAAAACTTAAGTGCTGTACAAAAAGGCAATGTCCATAAAGTTGACGATGTCATTTGGAACACAGCAGGCGGTATTCTTGCAGCAAATATTATGCTTGACCAAATTGAAGAAATTTTTGCTAAATAA
- a CDS encoding DUF5316 domain-containing protein produces MRYLLIGVFLSLCAVLISMIFWGMEKVYLVTGTIGCIFIGIAMILSGSMVSGDRMRANLATESTENRDERNKITTNSLLIALPNIIVAILFYYLSK; encoded by the coding sequence TTGAGGTATTTATTAATTGGTGTTTTCTTATCACTATGTGCTGTCTTAATATCCATGATTTTTTGGGGAATGGAAAAAGTCTATTTAGTTACGGGGACGATCGGTTGTATCTTCATTGGCATAGCAATGATTCTTTCAGGTTCCATGGTAAGTGGGGATAGGATGAGGGCAAACCTCGCAACCGAATCAACTGAAAATAGGGATGAGCGCAATAAAATTACTACGAATTCCTTACTAATTGCTTTACCTAATATTATTGTAGCAATTTTATTTTACTATTTAAGTAAATAG
- a CDS encoding YjcZ family sporulation protein, whose translation MGYWQGGNVGNYNSCYGGGGSYGGGSSFVLIVVLFILLIIVGATFLY comes from the coding sequence ATGGGATACTGGCAAGGTGGAAATGTTGGTAACTACAACAGTTGCTATGGCGGTGGCGGTAGCTATGGCGGTGGTTCATCATTCGTATTAATTGTTGTTCTCTTCATTCTTTTAATTATTGTCGGCGCAACATTCTTGTATTAA